AGGATGAACTCGGTGTGCCCGAAGTGCGCGTAGTACCGCATGACGTGCCAGATCAGCGGGCGTGGGCCGACCATCGCCATCGGCTTGGGCACGTCGTCGGAGGTGCCGCTGCGCATCCGCATGCCGTAACCGCCGCAGAACAGGACGACCTTCATCGCTTGACCTCGACAATGCTCAGTTCCGGGATGGGGAAGACCAGCCGGCCGCCCCAGTCGTGTACGAAGGACAACTGCTCGACCAGCTCGTCCCGCAGGTTCCAGGGGAGGACGAGGACGTAGTCCGGCCGGTCGGTGCGGATCTGCTCGGGCGGCAGGATCGGGATGCGGGTGCCCGGGGTGAACCTGCCGTGCTTGTAGGGGTTGCGGTCGACCGTGTACGGCAGCAGGTCGGGCCGGATGCCGCAGTGGTTGAGCAGGGTGTTGCCCTTGCCCGGCGCGCCGTAGCCGACCACGGTCTCGCCGCGCTCGGCCGCCTCGATGAGGAAGCGCAGCAGGTCCCGGCGCACCTTGGCCACCCGGGCGGAGAACTCGGTGTACCCGGACAGCTCCTGCAGCCCGGCGGCCTTCTCCCGGGCCAGCACGTCGGCCACCCGCCGGGTCGGCTCGCCCGCAACCTCGTCCGGCCGGGCCCACAGCCGGATGGAACCGCCGTGCGTGGGCAGCAGCTCGACGTCCACGAGGGCGAGCCCGCCGCTCGCCAGCGCCCGGATCGCGGACGCGACCGTGTAGTACTGGAAGTGCTCGTGGTAGATCGTGTCGTACTGGTTCTCCTCGATCAGCGTCAGCAGGTGCTGCACCTCGATCGAGACCCAGCCGTCGTCGGCGACCAGGGCGCGCAGCCCCTGGGTGAAGCCGACCACGTCGGGGATGTGCGCGTACACGTTGTTGGCCACGACCAGGTCCGCCGGGCCGTGCTCGGCGCGGACGGCGGTGCCGGTCTCCGGGTCCAGGAACGCCGTGAGCGTGGGTACACCCGCCTCCCGCGCCGCGGCGCCGACGTTCACCGAGGGCTCGATGCCCAGGCAGCGGATCCCGCGGTCCGTCACGTGCCTCAGCAGGTACCCGTCGTTGCTGGCGACCTCGACCACGAAGGCGGCGGGGCCAAGATCCAGCCGCTCCGCTGCGTCGGCGACGAAGGTGCGCGCGTGCTCCACCCAGGAGGTCGAGTAGGAGGAGAAGTACGCGTACTGCGTGAACGTCTCCTCAGGCGTGATCAGCGGGGGTATCTGCGCGAGCCAGCAGCCGGTGCAGACCCGCAGGTGCAGCGGGTACGCGGGCTCCGGTTGGTCGAGCTGGTCCGCGGCGAGAAAGCTCTCGCACGGAGGCGTCGCCCCCAGATCGACGACGCTCTCCATCGCCGTCGAGCCGCAGAGTCGGCACCGTGTCATCTCCTGCCCCCATCCCCGCTCGCGCGGGTGCCCCGCCGCGAGCCAGTGTTGGTGTTGCCTGCGGTCGGCGGGCCGTCCCCGCCGCCGGACCGACCCGCGACCGCGGTGCGGTATCCCTCCATCAGGCGTTCCAGCCCGACGGCCGGGCTGAAGCCCTGCTCGTAGCGGAGCCGGGCCGCCCGTCCCATCTCCCGGTTGCG
The Streptomyces sp. NBC_01723 genome window above contains:
- a CDS encoding class I SAM-dependent methyltransferase; amino-acid sequence: MTRCRLCGSTAMESVVDLGATPPCESFLAADQLDQPEPAYPLHLRVCTGCWLAQIPPLITPEETFTQYAYFSSYSTSWVEHARTFVADAAERLDLGPAAFVVEVASNDGYLLRHVTDRGIRCLGIEPSVNVGAAAREAGVPTLTAFLDPETGTAVRAEHGPADLVVANNVYAHIPDVVGFTQGLRALVADDGWVSIEVQHLLTLIEENQYDTIYHEHFQYYTVASAIRALASGGLALVDVELLPTHGGSIRLWARPDEVAGEPTRRVADVLAREKAAGLQELSGYTEFSARVAKVRRDLLRFLIEAAERGETVVGYGAPGKGNTLLNHCGIRPDLLPYTVDRNPYKHGRFTPGTRIPILPPEQIRTDRPDYVLVLPWNLRDELVEQLSFVHDWGGRLVFPIPELSIVEVKR